One window from the genome of Trabulsiella odontotermitis encodes:
- the ptsP gene encoding phosphoenolpyruvate--protein phosphotransferase, whose amino-acid sequence MLTRLREIVEKVASAPRLNEALDILVTDICHAMETEVCSVYLADHDRRCYYLMATRGLKKPRGRTITLAFDEGIVGLVGRLAEPINLADAHKHPSFKYIPSVKEERFRAFLGVPIIQRRQLLGVLVVQQRELRQYDESEESFLVTLATQMAAILSQSQLTALFGQYRQTRIRALPAAPGVAIASGWMDATMPLMEQVYQASTLDTGLERERLTGALEEAANEFRRYSKRYAAGAQKETAAIFDLYSHLLSDARLRRELFAEVDNGSVAEWAVKTIIERFAEQFAALSDGYLKERAGDLRTLGQRILFHLDDSIQGPNAWPERFVLVADELSATTLAEVPQDRLAGVVVRDGAANSHAAIMVRALGIPTVMGADIQPSVLHGRMLIVDGYRGELLVDPEQVLLQEYQRLITEENELSRIAEDDVDRPAELKSGERIKVMLNAGLSPEHEQKLGSRIDGIGLYRTEIPFMLQSGFPSEEEQVAQYQGMLQMFNDKPVTLRTLDIGADKQLPYMPISEENPCLGWRGIRVTLDQPEIFLVQVRAMLRANAASGNLSILLPMITSIEEVDEARRLIDRAGREVEEMIGYAIPKPRVGVMLEVPSMVFMLPNLASRVDFISVGTNDLTQYILAVDRNNTRVASIYDSLHPAVLRALAIIARDAEQYGIDLRLCGEMAGDPMCVTILLGMGFRHLSMNGRSVARVKYLLRHIELEEAQVLAQRGLEALQTAEVRHQVAAFMERRGLGGLIRGGR is encoded by the coding sequence ATGCTCACCCGGTTGCGAGAAATCGTTGAGAAGGTTGCCAGCGCTCCACGCCTGAACGAGGCGCTGGATATTCTGGTGACGGATATCTGTCATGCAATGGAAACTGAAGTGTGCTCGGTTTATCTGGCCGACCACGACCGGCGCTGCTACTACTTAATGGCGACCCGCGGGTTAAAAAAACCGCGCGGGCGCACTATCACGCTGGCATTTGATGAAGGTATTGTCGGGCTGGTCGGGCGACTGGCCGAGCCTATTAACCTTGCGGATGCCCACAAACACCCCAGTTTTAAATATATTCCCTCGGTTAAAGAAGAGCGTTTTCGCGCATTTCTTGGCGTGCCGATTATTCAGCGGCGACAACTGCTCGGCGTATTAGTAGTTCAGCAGCGCGAGCTGCGTCAGTACGATGAAAGCGAAGAATCATTCCTGGTGACGCTCGCCACTCAGATGGCGGCGATTCTGTCGCAATCGCAGTTAACCGCACTGTTTGGTCAGTATCGCCAGACGCGGATCCGCGCCTTACCGGCCGCGCCCGGCGTGGCGATCGCTTCCGGCTGGATGGACGCGACAATGCCACTGATGGAGCAGGTTTATCAGGCTTCGACGCTCGATACCGGCCTTGAGCGCGAAAGGCTGACTGGCGCGCTGGAAGAAGCCGCGAACGAGTTTCGTCGCTACAGCAAACGCTATGCGGCGGGGGCACAAAAAGAAACCGCGGCGATTTTTGATCTCTATTCCCACCTGCTATCTGACGCCCGTCTGCGCCGTGAGCTGTTCGCAGAAGTCGATAACGGTTCAGTGGCCGAATGGGCCGTTAAAACGATCATCGAAAGGTTTGCCGAGCAGTTCGCCGCGCTAAGTGACGGTTATCTCAAAGAACGTGCCGGGGATCTGCGCACGCTCGGCCAGCGGATCCTCTTCCATCTTGATGATTCCATTCAGGGGCCGAATGCCTGGCCAGAGCGTTTTGTGCTGGTGGCGGATGAGCTGTCGGCGACTACGCTTGCCGAAGTGCCACAGGATCGTTTAGCCGGGGTGGTGGTTCGCGACGGCGCGGCTAACTCCCATGCCGCCATTATGGTCCGCGCGCTCGGTATTCCCACGGTAATGGGAGCCGATATCCAACCCTCGGTGCTGCATGGACGTATGCTGATTGTCGATGGTTACCGCGGTGAACTGCTGGTTGACCCGGAACAGGTGTTGCTGCAGGAATATCAACGACTCATCACCGAAGAAAATGAACTTAGCCGGATCGCGGAAGATGATGTTGATCGTCCGGCAGAGCTGAAAAGCGGTGAGCGCATCAAGGTGATGCTCAACGCTGGTCTCAGCCCGGAACATGAGCAGAAGCTCGGCAGCCGCATTGACGGCATCGGCCTGTACCGCACGGAAATACCGTTCATGCTGCAAAGCGGTTTCCCTTCCGAAGAGGAGCAGGTGGCGCAGTATCAGGGCATGTTGCAGATGTTCAACGACAAACCTGTCACGCTGCGTACGCTGGATATCGGTGCGGACAAACAACTGCCTTACATGCCTATCAGCGAGGAAAACCCCTGTCTCGGCTGGCGCGGCATCCGTGTGACGCTCGATCAGCCGGAGATCTTCCTGGTACAGGTGCGCGCCATGCTGCGCGCCAATGCGGCCTCCGGCAATCTCAGCATCCTGTTGCCGATGATCACCAGCATTGAAGAAGTGGATGAAGCGCGACGTCTGATCGACCGCGCCGGGCGCGAAGTCGAAGAGATGATCGGCTACGCCATTCCTAAACCGCGTGTTGGCGTGATGCTGGAAGTGCCGTCGATGGTGTTTATGCTGCCGAATCTGGCGAGCCGCGTCGATTTTATCTCCGTTGGCACCAACGATCTGACCCAGTACATTCTGGCTGTTGATCGCAATAACACGCGTGTGGCAAGCATCTACGATAGTCTCCACCCGGCGGTATTGCGGGCGCTGGCGATTATTGCGCGCGATGCCGAACAGTACGGTATCGACTTACGTCTCTGCGGTGAAATGGCGGGAGATCCGATGTGTGTGACGATCCTCCTCGGTATGGGGTTCCGGCATCTGTCGATGAACGGCCGTTCCGTTGCTCGCGTGAAATATCTGCTGCGGCATATCGAGCTGGAAGAGGCGCAGGTCCTCGCGCAGCGCGGTCTGGAAGCGTTACAAACGGCAGAAGTACGCCATCAGGTTGCGGCGTTTATGGAGCGTCGTGGTCTCGGCGGCCTGATCCGCGGCGGTCGCTAG
- the lgt gene encoding prolipoprotein diacylglyceryl transferase, with product MNSGYLHFPEFDPVIFSIGPVSLHWYGLMYLVGFVFAMWLATRRANRPGSGWTKNEVENLLYAGFLGVFLGGRIGYVFFYNFPLFLDDPLYLFRVWDGGMSFHGGLIGVIVVMIIFARRTKRTFFQVSDFIAPLIPFGLGCGRLGNFINGELWGRVDPNFRFSMLFPGSRAEDLALLPSHPEWQSTFDTYGVLPRHASQLYELALEGVVLFIILNLFIRKPRPTGAVSGLFLIGYGAFRIIVEFFRQPDAQFTGEWVQYISMGQILSIPMVLAGIIMMVWAYRRRPQQHVS from the coding sequence ATGAATAGTGGCTATCTGCATTTCCCGGAATTTGATCCGGTGATTTTTTCCATTGGACCGGTCTCCCTGCACTGGTATGGGTTGATGTACCTGGTCGGTTTTGTCTTCGCGATGTGGCTGGCGACGCGTCGGGCCAATCGCCCGGGCAGCGGCTGGACGAAAAACGAAGTCGAGAATCTGCTGTACGCAGGCTTCCTGGGGGTTTTCCTCGGCGGGCGCATTGGCTACGTCTTTTTCTATAACTTCCCGTTGTTTCTTGACGATCCGCTCTATCTGTTCCGCGTCTGGGATGGCGGCATGTCGTTCCATGGCGGCCTGATTGGCGTCATCGTTGTGATGATCATCTTTGCCCGTCGCACCAAACGTACCTTCTTCCAGGTTTCTGATTTCATTGCGCCGCTGATTCCGTTCGGACTGGGCTGTGGTCGTCTTGGCAACTTTATCAATGGCGAACTGTGGGGCCGCGTCGATCCGAACTTCCGTTTCTCGATGTTGTTCCCTGGCTCCCGCGCTGAAGATCTCGCGCTGCTGCCGTCTCACCCGGAATGGCAATCGACCTTCGACACCTATGGTGTGCTGCCGCGTCATGCTTCTCAGTTATATGAGCTGGCGCTGGAAGGGGTTGTCCTGTTCATCATTCTCAACCTGTTTATCCGCAAACCACGCCCGACCGGGGCGGTTTCCGGCCTGTTTTTGATTGGCTATGGCGCGTTCCGCATCATCGTGGAATTTTTCCGCCAGCCAGACGCGCAGTTTACCGGCGAGTGGGTACAGTACATCAGTATGGGGCAGATTCTCTCGATCCCAATGGTGCTGGCGGGTATCATCATGATGGTCTGGGCGTACCGCCGTCGCCCGCAGCAACACGTCTCCTGA
- the thyA gene encoding thymidylate synthase encodes MKQYLELMQKVLDEGTPKNDRTGTGTLSIFGHQMRFNLQEGFPLVTTKRCHLRSIIHELLWFLQGDTNVAYLHENNVSIWDEWADEQGNLGPVYGKQWRAWPTPDGRHIDQITTVMNQLKNDPDSRRIIVSAWNVGELDKMALAPCHAFFQFYVADGKLSCQLYQRSCDVFLGLPFNIASYALLVHMMAQQCDLEVGDFVWTGGDTHLYSNHMEQTHLQLSREPRALPKLVIKRKPASIFDYRFDDFDIEGYDPHPGIKAPVAI; translated from the coding sequence ATGAAACAGTATCTCGAACTCATGCAGAAGGTGCTTGATGAAGGCACCCCGAAGAATGACCGTACCGGCACCGGTACACTTTCCATTTTTGGTCACCAGATGCGTTTTAACCTGCAGGAAGGCTTTCCGCTGGTAACCACCAAGCGTTGCCACCTGCGTTCAATTATTCATGAGCTGCTGTGGTTCCTGCAGGGGGATACCAATGTCGCCTACCTGCATGAAAATAACGTCTCTATCTGGGACGAATGGGCCGATGAGCAGGGCAACTTAGGGCCGGTTTATGGCAAACAGTGGCGCGCCTGGCCGACGCCAGATGGTCGCCATATCGATCAGATCACCACGGTGATGAACCAGCTCAAAAACGACCCGGATTCCCGCCGTATCATTGTCTCCGCCTGGAACGTCGGCGAGCTGGACAAAATGGCGCTGGCGCCGTGCCACGCGTTTTTCCAGTTCTACGTTGCCGATGGCAAGCTCTCCTGCCAGCTGTACCAGCGCTCCTGTGATGTCTTCCTCGGCCTGCCGTTTAACATCGCCAGCTATGCGCTGCTGGTGCATATGATGGCGCAGCAGTGCGATCTCGAGGTGGGCGATTTTGTCTGGACCGGCGGCGACACGCACCTGTACAGCAACCACATGGAACAAACGCACCTGCAACTGAGCCGAGAACCGCGCGCGCTGCCGAAGCTGGTCATCAAGCGCAAGCCGGCATCCATCTTCGATTATCGTTTCGATGATTTCGACATCGAAGGCTATGATCCTCACCCGGGTATCAAGGCGCCTGTCGCCATTTAA
- a CDS encoding prepilin peptidase-dependent protein — protein sequence MKREQGYTLIETLVATTLIVILSAAGLYGWQSWQQQQRLWQTASQVRDYLVFLRNDANWHNQDHTLSVLRENAHWCLISRRRSGESCTAVDPFTLLPAWPEIVLKEITPSLGFYGLRSTAWAGHIVLENPAGEWVITVSAWGRIRLCQRTGGASCQ from the coding sequence ATGAAACGAGAACAGGGCTATACCCTCATTGAAACGCTTGTCGCCACGACGCTGATTGTGATCCTGAGCGCCGCCGGACTGTATGGCTGGCAGTCCTGGCAACAACAGCAACGGTTGTGGCAGACCGCCTCGCAGGTGCGGGATTACCTGGTTTTCCTGCGCAATGACGCTAACTGGCACAACCAGGATCACACGCTCAGCGTCCTGCGTGAAAACGCACACTGGTGTCTGATCAGCCGCAGGCGGAGTGGCGAATCGTGTACGGCTGTCGATCCTTTCACACTGTTGCCCGCCTGGCCGGAGATCGTGCTGAAAGAGATAACGCCATCGCTTGGTTTTTATGGTTTACGCAGTACGGCCTGGGCCGGGCATATTGTGCTGGAAAATCCTGCGGGGGAGTGGGTCATCACGGTGTCGGCATGGGGAAGGATCCGGTTGTGCCAGCGAACAGGAGGCGCGTCATGCCAGTAA
- a CDS encoding prepilin peptidase-dependent protein, which produces MPVKSQGFSLMEVLIAMAIGSVLLLATSRFLPALQGAVLRQTRQQALEEEIWQRVYVVAKHLQRAGYCNGRCQGEPLQLERNGECLIIRWDANSNGVWDTSPVTDADSTGFRLNNGALETLRGATSCTGKGWEKMTDPGVFHIRHFAITRTAHSGFAPQLTVTMVASLIADSQTAVSAQYSVTGYNL; this is translated from the coding sequence ATGCCAGTAAAATCGCAGGGATTTTCATTGATGGAGGTGTTGATCGCTATGGCTATTGGCAGCGTGTTATTGCTCGCCACATCCCGGTTTCTGCCGGCGTTGCAAGGCGCGGTTCTCCGGCAAACCCGGCAGCAGGCGCTCGAAGAGGAGATCTGGCAACGGGTTTACGTGGTGGCGAAACATTTGCAACGCGCCGGGTACTGCAACGGGCGTTGCCAGGGCGAGCCGCTGCAACTGGAAAGGAATGGCGAATGCCTCATCATCCGCTGGGACGCCAACAGCAACGGTGTGTGGGATACCTCACCCGTGACCGACGCCGACAGTACCGGATTTCGCCTGAACAATGGCGCGCTTGAGACCCTGCGTGGCGCAACCAGCTGTACGGGAAAAGGCTGGGAGAAGATGACCGACCCTGGTGTATTCCACATCCGCCATTTTGCCATCACCCGTACAGCGCATTCCGGGTTTGCGCCGCAACTGACGGTAACCATGGTGGCATCGTTAATAGCCGATTCGCAGACGGCGGTTTCCGCGCAGTACAGCGTGACGGGGTATAACCTGTGA
- a CDS encoding DUF2509 family protein, whose product MNRENGMSSLALVLLTLILGTLLLQGLNRQHQTTLAQVTLEQVALRDSARAQSALQWGRMQPWEANPKAQCQSAPAFAATVCLRFTDDNTGLLIARSGDIIYWQSATLEQAALRFPAHGWSDFCPRKESALCQIP is encoded by the coding sequence GTGAATCGTGAAAACGGGATGTCGTCGCTGGCGCTGGTACTGCTCACGCTGATATTGGGAACTTTGCTGTTACAGGGGCTGAATCGTCAGCATCAGACGACGCTTGCACAGGTCACGCTTGAGCAGGTGGCGCTGCGGGACAGCGCCCGCGCGCAATCCGCGTTGCAGTGGGGGCGGATGCAGCCGTGGGAAGCCAATCCGAAGGCGCAGTGCCAGTCGGCGCCCGCGTTTGCCGCCACGGTCTGTTTGCGGTTTACGGATGACAACACCGGGCTGTTGATCGCCCGTAGCGGCGATATCATCTACTGGCAATCCGCGACACTTGAACAGGCGGCTCTCCGCTTTCCGGCTCATGGCTGGAGCGATTTTTGCCCGCGAAAGGAGAGCGCACTATGTCAGATACCCTGA
- a CDS encoding prepilin-type N-terminal cleavage/methylation domain-containing protein: MSDTLNRRQGFSLPEVILAMALMITVVSALAGYQRGLATGFTQLAQYRQLWRNAWQQTQWGPGEMPEGWKVNRVQTSAQRCVSISVTITSPVGRQSQMTRLHCPAGQ; encoded by the coding sequence ATGTCAGATACCCTGAATCGCCGGCAGGGGTTTAGCCTGCCGGAAGTGATACTGGCGATGGCGCTGATGATAACGGTTGTCAGCGCGTTAGCAGGTTATCAGCGTGGGCTTGCTACTGGATTTACCCAGCTTGCACAGTACCGGCAACTGTGGCGCAATGCATGGCAGCAAACGCAGTGGGGGCCCGGCGAGATGCCGGAAGGCTGGAAGGTGAACCGTGTGCAGACATCCGCACAAAGATGTGTCAGCATCTCAGTTACAATCACCAGTCCAGTGGGCAGGCAGAGTCAGATGACGCGCTTACATTGTCCGGCAGGTCAGTAA
- the recC gene encoding exodeoxyribonuclease V subunit gamma, with amino-acid sequence MLRVYHSNRLDVLEALMEFIVGEDRLDDPFEPEMVLVQSTGMAQWLQMTLANRFGIAANIDFPLPASFIWDMFVRVLPDVPKESAFNKSGMSWKLMALLPGMVEQEAFAPLHHYLSDDADKRKLFQLASRVADLYDQYLVYRPEWLTQWEADKRVDGLGDAQQWQAPLWKALVNYTAELGQPLWHRASLYQRFIDTLENAAEPPAGLPPRVFICGISALPPVYLQALQALGKHVDIYVLFTNPCRYYWGDIKDPAFLARLMARQRRRHRDARELPLFRDPDRAPGLFNAEGEQDVGNPLLASWGKLGRDYLYLLAGLERYEELDAFVDIPPDNLLHNLQSDVLELRNAQVAGRTEEEFATSAHKRELDPDDRSLTVQVCHSPQREVEVLHDRLLAMLEADPSLTPRDIIVMVADIDSYSPFIQAVFGSATGDRYLPYAISDRRARQSHPALQAFITLLSLPDSRFVSEDVLALLDVPVLAARFNINEEGLRYLRQWVNESGVRWGMDDDNVRELELPATGQHTWHFGLTRMLLGYAMESREGEWRDVLPYDESSGLIAELVGHLASLLMQLNLWRRGLAQERPLEEWLPVCREMLNDFFLPDADTEAAITLIEQQWQAIISEGVLAQYGESVPLSLLRDELAQRLDQQRISQRFLAGPVNICTLMPMRSIPFKVVCLLGMNDGVYPRTLAPLGFDLMSQKPLRGDRSRRDDDRYLFLEALMSAEQKLYISYIGRSVQDNSKRYPSVLVQELVDYIGQSHYLKGDEQLNCDESEQRVKAHITHLHTRMPFDPGNYLDDEQQSYAREWLAAASQQGEAHSAFIQPLAAQEIESVPFEQLQRFWQHPVRAFFQMRLRVNFRAEEREIPEAEPFTLEGLTRYQLNQQLLNVLIEQQDADSMYRRYRAAGELPYGAFGEIAWDTQRQEMQTLAERVIACRQPSQNMEIDLQCEGVNITGWLPQVQPDGLLRWRPSLISVSQGMQLWLEHLVYCASGGTGESRLFVRNGDEWRFAALPAETAMGYLAELVAGYRQGMCSPLLFMPESGGAWLKACYDAENDTILQDEETQQKARSKFLQAYEGNMVMRGEGADVWYQRLWRTLEPENYDAILEQTTRYLLPVFRFNQS; translated from the coding sequence ATGTTAAGGGTGTACCATTCCAACCGCCTCGATGTGCTGGAAGCGTTGATGGAGTTTATTGTCGGGGAGGATCGCCTCGACGACCCGTTTGAGCCTGAAATGGTGCTGGTGCAAAGTACCGGCATGGCGCAATGGCTGCAGATGACACTGGCAAATCGCTTTGGTATCGCGGCGAATATCGACTTTCCCCTGCCTGCCAGTTTTATCTGGGATATGTTTGTTCGCGTCCTGCCGGACGTTCCCAAAGAGAGCGCGTTTAATAAATCAGGCATGAGTTGGAAGTTAATGGCGCTGCTGCCTGGCATGGTCGAGCAGGAGGCGTTCGCCCCGCTGCACCACTACCTTTCCGACGACGCCGATAAACGTAAGCTGTTTCAACTGGCCTCGCGAGTTGCCGATCTCTACGACCAGTACCTGGTTTATCGCCCTGAATGGTTAACACAATGGGAAGCAGATAAACGCGTTGACGGGCTGGGAGATGCGCAGCAGTGGCAGGCACCGCTGTGGAAAGCGCTGGTGAATTACACCGCCGAACTGGGGCAACCGCTCTGGCACCGCGCCAGTCTTTATCAGCGCTTTATTGATACCCTGGAAAACGCCGCTGAGCCGCCTGCCGGGCTGCCGCCGCGAGTGTTCATTTGCGGCATTTCGGCGTTGCCGCCAGTCTATTTGCAGGCGTTACAGGCGCTGGGCAAACATGTCGATATTTACGTGCTGTTCACCAACCCCTGTCGCTACTACTGGGGTGATATTAAAGATCCCGCGTTTCTGGCGCGTTTAATGGCGCGTCAGCGCCGCCGCCATCGTGATGCCCGCGAACTGCCGCTGTTTCGCGATCCAGACCGGGCACCCGGTCTGTTTAACGCCGAAGGTGAGCAGGATGTCGGCAACCCGCTGCTGGCTTCCTGGGGTAAACTCGGGCGTGACTATTTATATCTGCTTGCCGGGCTGGAACGTTACGAAGAGCTCGACGCGTTTGTTGATATTCCCCCCGATAACCTGCTGCATAACCTGCAGTCGGACGTTCTTGAACTGCGTAACGCGCAGGTCGCCGGGCGAACCGAAGAAGAGTTCGCCACCAGTGCGCACAAACGCGAACTGGATCCTGACGATCGCAGCCTGACGGTGCAGGTTTGCCACAGCCCGCAGCGCGAAGTGGAAGTGTTGCATGATCGCCTGCTGGCGATGCTGGAAGCGGATCCTTCGCTGACACCCCGCGATATTATCGTCATGGTGGCGGACATCGACAGCTACAGCCCGTTTATTCAGGCAGTATTCGGCAGCGCCACCGGCGACCGTTATCTGCCATACGCTATTTCTGACCGTCGCGCCCGTCAGTCACACCCGGCGTTGCAGGCATTTATCACGCTGCTCTCATTACCGGACAGCCGCTTTGTGAGTGAAGATGTTCTCGCATTGCTGGATGTCCCCGTGCTGGCGGCCCGTTTCAATATCAATGAAGAAGGGCTGCGCTATTTGCGCCAGTGGGTGAATGAGTCTGGCGTGCGCTGGGGAATGGACGACGATAACGTTCGTGAGCTTGAGCTTCCGGCTACGGGACAGCACACCTGGCACTTTGGCCTGACGCGCATGCTGCTCGGCTACGCCATGGAGAGCCGCGAAGGGGAGTGGCGCGATGTGCTGCCTTATGATGAATCCAGCGGGCTGATTGCCGAACTGGTGGGACATCTGGCGTCACTGCTCATGCAGCTCAACCTCTGGCGGCGCGGGCTGGCGCAGGAACGACCGCTCGAAGAATGGCTGCCAGTTTGCCGTGAAATGCTCAACGACTTTTTCCTGCCGGATGCCGACACCGAAGCGGCGATAACGCTCATCGAACAACAGTGGCAGGCCATCATTTCTGAGGGCGTGCTGGCGCAGTATGGCGAAAGTGTACCGCTGTCGCTATTGCGTGACGAACTCGCGCAGCGTCTGGATCAGCAGCGTATCAGTCAGCGTTTCCTCGCCGGACCGGTCAACATCTGTACGTTGATGCCGATGCGTTCCATTCCGTTCAAAGTAGTTTGTCTGCTGGGCATGAACGACGGCGTTTACCCGCGGACACTGGCGCCGCTCGGTTTTGATTTGATGAGCCAGAAACCACTGCGTGGTGATCGCAGCCGCCGTGATGATGACCGCTATCTGTTCCTCGAAGCGCTCATGTCTGCGGAGCAAAAGCTCTATATCAGCTATATCGGCCGTTCTGTGCAGGATAACAGCAAGCGTTACCCCTCCGTACTGGTGCAGGAGCTGGTGGACTACATCGGGCAAAGTCATTATCTGAAAGGCGACGAACAGCTCAACTGCGATGAAAGCGAGCAGCGCGTGAAAGCACACATTACACATTTGCATACGCGAATGCCTTTCGACCCGGGAAATTACCTGGACGATGAACAGCAAAGCTACGCGCGGGAATGGCTGGCAGCGGCAAGCCAGCAAGGGGAGGCGCATTCGGCGTTTATCCAGCCACTGGCGGCGCAGGAGATTGAGTCGGTTCCCTTCGAGCAACTACAGCGCTTCTGGCAGCACCCGGTGCGCGCCTTTTTCCAGATGCGGCTGCGGGTCAATTTTCGCGCCGAAGAGCGCGAAATTCCCGAGGCGGAACCGTTCACCCTCGAAGGGCTCACGCGCTATCAGCTCAATCAACAACTGCTGAACGTACTGATCGAACAGCAGGACGCCGACAGCATGTACCGCCGCTACCGGGCTGCGGGCGAACTACCTTATGGCGCGTTCGGCGAAATCGCCTGGGATACGCAGCGCCAGGAAATGCAGACGCTGGCCGAGCGAGTGATTGCCTGCCGTCAACCCAGCCAAAATATGGAAATCGATCTGCAATGTGAGGGTGTCAACATAACGGGATGGCTGCCGCAAGTTCAGCCAGATGGGCTGTTGCGCTGGCGACCCTCTTTGATTAGCGTTTCACAAGGCATGCAACTTTGGCTGGAGCATCTTGTCTACTGTGCCAGTGGCGGAACGGGAGAAAGTCGTCTGTTTGTGCGCAATGGGGACGAATGGCGTTTTGCTGCATTGCCCGCAGAAACGGCCATGGGGTATCTGGCAGAATTAGTGGCAGGATACCGTCAGGGGATGTGCTCGCCCCTGTTGTTCATGCCCGAAAGCGGCGGTGCCTGGCTTAAAGCCTGCTACGACGCTGAAAACGACACGATTTTGCAGGACGAAGAGACGCAACAAAAAGCGCGCAGTAAGTTCTTACAGGCGTATGAAGGCAACATGGTGATGCGCGGTGAAGGTGCTGATGTCTGGTATCAACGCCTCTGGCGCACCCTGGAGCCGGAAAACTACGACGCCATTCTTGAACAAACGACGCGTTACCTGCTGCCGGTTTTTCGATTTAATCAGTCGTAA